The sequence CGCGAGCGGTGGGAGGCCATCTGGCAGCTCCGGGCTCAGCTGGAGGAGGTGGCGCACAGCCACCCCGAGGGCCCGCTCGGCTTCTCCGCCGAGGACGAGAGCACCATGTCCGCGCTCACCTCCGCGCTCGGGCGCACGCTGCGGTTCTCCGTGGTATCGCCCGGAGGCATGGTGGCGCGCGTGGACGGGCGCGACGTGCTCGTCGCCGAGGAGCCCTGGTGGGCGGAGCCGCTGCGCCGCGCATCCGGCATGCGGCGCGAGCCCATCGCCCTGGCCTGAGCGTGCTTGCTTAGAGGCCGAGCTCTTTCTTCAGCTCGGCATACGCGAGCCCCGCGGCGGAGATGCTCAGCTTGTCGTCCAACGAGGCCTCCGCAATCTCCGCGAAGGTCTTCGTGTGACCCTTGGGAATGAAGATGGGGTCCCAATGGAAGCCGCCCTTGCCGCGCGGTGCATCCGCCAGCGTCCCCTCCACTTCCTTGAGAATCACCTTCCGCTGCCTGCCGTCGCAGAAGCAGACCGCGGACTTGAGCGTCACCCGCCTGCGGTCGGGGCGGACCAGCGCGCAAATCCCCCCCTCGAGCGTCTCCCAGAATGGCCGGATGAGTGTTCCCGGAAGCCCGCCGAGGTCTTCGATACCGAAGGCGCCATGCTCGACGATGATGGGATACCGGACCCGCGCATAGGCCGCCGCGGCCTTGTTCAGGACGAGCGTCCTCAGGTCCGTCTCGAGAATCTCGGTGACGCCCGTGCGCGCCTTGACGAAGCCCAGCTTCGTCGAGCCCTTGAAGAGGTGCTCGACCTCGCGGAGCTTGTTGGCATTCGACGTGAGGTAATAGGCGGTCTTCATTCCCATCCCTTTCCACTCATCCGCCGATGCACTTCAGCAGCTCCGCGACGCTTGCGGTCTTGTCCTCCGGGTCGAGCTGGATGACGTCGATGTTCCACTGCTCGAGCAGCATCGGCTGGACCAGTCCCGCACCATGCGTGGCGAAGTAGCACTTGCGAGGCTTCAGCGGCACGCGGCTCCGGGCCTGACTGCGCTGGCGGAGCTGGTGCATGCGGTACCAGATGTAACGGATGTTCAAATCACTGAAGCTGTAGCCGATGAACAGGAAGCTGTGGCTGAGAAGGTCCGCCCGCAGCCGCTGGTCCGCGGCATCCTCCAGGGCCATCCGCTCGAAGAAGCTGCTCTCCGTCAGGACGATGGTGTTGCGCATCTCCAGCGTGCCGTGGAACTTGATGACATCGCAGGCACCGGCCTCCTTCTCGTCCTGGAAGTCCACGAAGGAGGCCAGCACGGCGACCTTCCTGCCCGCTTCCTTGAGCGCGCATTCGATGTGCCAGTCGAAGTTGGTCGTGTAGATGGTGTGAAACCGGTCCAGGCTGGCCAGGGCCTTGTGCGTGGGAGAGTCCTTGCGAAGCTGCGCGGCCTCTTCCGAGTTGAACTTCCGCGCCATGCCATAGACGAGGCGCTCGAAGTTGTTCGGGTGCGCCACGGCGAAGAACTCCGCGAGCTGCTCGGCGCTGCCGTGCTTCATGAACAGCTCCGGCTCGAAGCCCAGCGGCTCCGCCATGGCCGCGATGAGCTCGCTCCAGTCCGGCAGGTTCAGCGGCTTGGAGAAGCCCGCGCCCAGGAAGGGAATGAGCCGGCCTTCCCGGTACTCCTGCTGGAGCAGCGGCGCGGCCTGGGCCAGTTCGAGGACGGCCATCATCACCTCCGTGGCCGGAAGAATGCGTCTACAAGCGCTCCCTGTCCACGTGGCCCCGGTGCAACGCGCTCGGTCCCACCGCCCTCCGGGGTCAGATGGCCCGGCCCCAGAGGTCCCGCATGTCGTGCGGGAGCTGGGACATCACGTCCTCCGCCTCGCCCTCGGAAATCTGGTGGCGAAGCGCATCCAGCACCGCGCGCACCACCGGCTCCACCGCGTCCGGGTTGAGCGACAAATCTTCACCCACGCGCTTCAGCAGGTGCTCGCGGCCGAACTTCGGCGGCAGCTCCTCTTCGTGCTTCTCGCAGCGGTGCAGCAAATCGGTCAGCTTGCGCGGAAGCTGGGCCTCGAGGTCCGCAGCCTCCTCCGAGAAGATGCGCTGCTCCAGCGCGCACAGCACGGACACGGCGGCCTGCTGGGCCACGGCGGGAGACATGCCTCCCCGCTCGCAGAGGTGATTGAGGAAGGCCTTGTACGTCTGGCTGGCGCGAGCCTCACTCCGCCGGGCGCGCCGGACCTCGAGCGGGAGGTCGCGACGGCTGGTCGGTCGCTCGTCCTCCTGCGGGGCGCCCTTGCCCTGATGCTCCTGGTCATCGGCCATGGGGTGTCGTTCCTCCGGGACTGCTGTCTGGGCATCACGGTGCCCACGCACTCCCGGAGGGGCCACGCCCGGAACCCCGAGGCACCGGACGCGTCCGCCTCCCCGGCCGCTACGCCGCCTTGCGCACGTACGTCTCGAAGAGCGTGCCGAAGAAGAAGCGCCCGAAGCGGGCCAGCGCCGCCAGCCGCTGCGCCGTGTCCCTCGCGTGCAGCACCCGCAGCGTGGAGAGCTGCACGGTGAAGTCCTTCGCATTCAGCCGCAGATAGCCCCGGTACACGCACGGCCCCGACGCGTCCGAGCCCCTGTACACGGAGACGAGCAGCCGCGTGGTGTCCACCCAGAGGTCCGGGCCCGCGTCGTCATAGACGTCCTTGTAGCCGTCCATGAAGAAGCGCTCGCCCGACTCGGAGACGAGCGGGAGCTGGTAGCGCATCCTCCGTCCACCCGCTCGCGCCTGGTCCTTCGTCATCAGGTGCAGCACGCCCCCCTCCACCGTCAGCGGCCGGGAGGACAGCACCGGCGCCTGCACGCAGCCGGAAATGCTCAGCGGGTGCAGCGGGTGGGCGAACATCGTCTCCAGGTCGCTCGCCTCCACCGTGACGATGAAGCGGAAGGGCGTGGTCTCCAGCCGCTCCGGGTCTCCCGCGCGCAGGAAGTCCTCGTCCGCTGTTTCGGAGATGTAGCCATACATCGTCTCGGTGAACTGCACGGACAGCGGCCGCGCCGGCAGCGGCGCCGGAGCCTCGGAGACGGGCGAGTAGTCCACCGTCCATCCATGGCGCCGCGCCATCAAGGCCACGCAGCGCTCCGCCACCGCGGAGATGGTGAGCAGCGGGTTGGTGCCCAGCGGCCTCGGCACCACCGAGCCATCGCTGACGTAGAGCCCCTCGTGCACGTCGGTGCCGGACGTCCCCGAGAAGAGGCGGCCCTCGTGGTCCACCGCGCCCTCCTCCGCGCGCTCGCCCATGGCGCAGCCGCCGAGCGGATGGGTGCACAGCAGCTCATGCCCGGTGAGCTTGCTCCACAGCGGGTTGCGCACGAAGGTGCCGCCCAGCGCCTCGGTGGCGCGGCGCAGGCGCTCGTCCACTCGCGTGAAGACGGGCTGAAGCCCCGCGTCCGGCCAGTGCACGCGCGCCCGGTCTCCCGCCAGCCGCAGCTCGCCGCTGCCGTCGTCGTGCGACATGACGAGGAACGTCTGCGTGTTCCGCATGGCCCCGAAGTACGGCCCGCGCAGCGCGCTCTCCGCCATGCGCGCCATCTCCTCCAGGCGATCCTTGATGCCGCGGTCCGTGTCCTCTCCGGAGATGGCCGAGGCCGCCGCGAGCAGCGCCGTCACCGGCCGGGCCATGGCCCCCGGGATGACGCCGTTCTCGATGACCATGCCGTCTTCCTGATTCGGTGTGGCCCGGTCGTCGATGATGCCGCTGATGGTGGGGCCCACCGGCTCCAGCGTGTCGTGCGGCTTGTCCCCGTGCCCCACGCCGTTGATGACGACGTCCGTGTTGTAGCCGAAGGCCATCACGTCGCCGTTGTTGCTGAAGCGCTTGCCGAGCTGCTCCGACAGCGGCAGCCCCAGCGCCTTCGAGCGCAGCAGGATTTCCGTCGTGCCCACCGTGCCCGCCGCGAGGATGACCCGGTCCGCGGTGAGCCACAGGTCCGGCGCGTCGAAGCGCTCGCGGCCGGCGTTCATGGGCCGGTAGTAGATGCGCCAGCGCCCGCCGTCGCGCGCGAGGTAGCGCACGCCCACCTCGGTGAAGATGCTGGCCCCGTGGCGGACCGCATCGGGCAGGTAGTTCATCAGCACCGAGTTCTTCGCGCCGACGTTGCACCCCGTCATGCAGTCACCGCAACCCGAGCACCCCGGCTGGCGCACGCCGGCGGCGTTGACGCCCGGCTCGAACGTCACGGCCAGCGGAGGACGGCGGAAGGTGCCCCCCATCTTCTTCGCGGCGCGCTCCAGCGCATTCAGCGTGGCCAGCGGCGGCGAGGACTCCGGGTAGGGCATGGGGCGCAGCATGTGCTCCGCCCAGGCGAAGCCGTCCTCCAGCAGGCCCTCCACGTCGTCGCGCAGCGCCTGGGGCCAGCGCGTGTCGAGGAAGACGCGCGGGTCCGGCCGCAGGGCCACGCTGGCGTTGATGAGGGACGTGCCGCCCAGGCCGCAGCCGTTGACGACGGAGACGTCTCCACCCCGATGCACCTCGAAGAGACCCGTGGGGTTGCCCACGTCGAGACCGCTCTCGGGGTCGAAGTGGACTTGCAGCTCCTTGAAGAACTCGGACTCGGTGCGGGGGTAGTCGCCGGGCAGCAATTCGCGGCCGCGCTCCAGCACACAGACCTGTTGCCCCGCCCGCGCCAGACGGCTGGCGCTGATGGCGCCTCCATACCCCGAGCCCACCACCACGACGGAGTAGTGGGCCTGCAAGTCGCTCCAAGGTGACGACAGCCTGCGCATCGACGCTCCCAATGACGTCTCCCGCCCGATTCCGCCCCTCACGCGCCCGTGGTGCTACAGCCAGTGCGGGCAGGCGTGGAAGGGCAGCCAGGGAGACAGACGCCCGAGCCGCCATTCCTTGGGCCTACAAGCCCCCCTGCCCTCGCCTTGGACATAGAAGGGCTTCTGGCATCGGTCAAAATCCGTCCGCGCCTGCGCCTGCCTACTCCAGCTCCGCCGCCTCCCCACCCGCGCGTCGGAGCGCGTTGACGAGCCGGTGCGCATGCCGCGTCGTCTCGGGCTCGCGGTACTTCGGGCTCATCTTCAGCACCAGGTCCACCGCCGTGGGCAAATCCATCAGGTGGCCCGGTGACACATACACGGGCTGCACGCCCTTGCGCGTGCGCACCGCCATGCCCACCACCTCGCCCTTGTGGGTGATGGGGGCGGTGGAACCTCGCGCGTCGCCCAGCTTTCCGAAGGTCCCCACCAGCAGCGACTTCGCGCACCCGACGGAGGGCACGCCGAACAGCAATCCGCCATGGCAGGCAATGCCCACGCGCCTCGGATGCGCCGTGCCGTGCCCGTCGAAGATGACCACGTCCGGCCTCACGGTGAGCCGCTCCCACGCGGCCTTCACGATGGGCAGCTCGCGGAACGACAAGAGGCCGGGCACGTAGGGGAACGTCAGCGTCACCGCCGCACCGGACTGCCCCACCGGCGCCAGCGTGGCCGCGTCGAGCACGACGATGCCGCCGAAGCCCGTGTCGTTCCCCTTCTCCGTGGAGATGTCCGCGCCCGCCACGCGCTCCACCTTCAGCCCCGGTGGTGGCTGGAGCACCAGCAGCTCGCGCAGCCGTTTCTGCAGCGCCACCGCCTCCGTGGGCGTGACGTCCCAGCGCCCCACCTCCGACTGAAGCTCCATGCGCGCGACCCTCCCGCTCAATCTGTCCTCCAAAATCGTCGAGGCAACCCATCACGTCAGGTGCCTCACACCCGACAGTGCATTGCCGGACAGGTCACCGCACTCCGGGGCAAATCCCCTGTCGCCTGGTCACTCGGCCCCGGGGGCCCCCTCTTGTGGGCGGCCGGGACGGCGGGCGTAGCGTGGTTCCTCCCAGGTACGGGAGGTCTTGATGCACCGATTCCTCGCAGGCTGTCTCGCAGTGTCCGCGCTGGTGTTCGCCCACTCCGCCCACGCGTCCGAGTGTGGCTACACCTCCGCCGGCTGGAATGCCCCGAACGGCGCGGTGGTGTTCGACCGGGGCGAGGGCCCCATCCGCAACGTGATGGACGCCATCGGCGAGTACCGCACGCACTCGATGCTCTCCCACGGCTCCATCGGCGCCGCGTCCCACGCGACCATGGCGGACCCGGACCAGAACAGCTGGCCCACCGTCTGTGGGACGCCGCTGAATGTAAATCAATTGCAAAACGGTTACCCGGGACTAGAGCAGGTCAACCAGGGCGGCATCTACCACTACATGTACGACCCGGACGGCAGCGGCCCCGAGTGGACCGCGTGGCAGCTCGGTGACGCCATGGGCGCGGCGCAGGTGGCGGACGCGCTCTGGTTCAACCACCCCTACGTCAGCGACGTGTCCCACGTGGACTCGGGTCAGTACATCGACCGGCCGCTCTGGAATGGCGCGCGCGTGCCCTACTCGCTCTTCCAGTACCGCGATTTGCAGACGGTGAACCAGATGCCGGGCAGCGCGACGAACAACGGCATGGTGTGCTCCACCTTCCTCGCCTACGCGCACAACTACGCGGGCCGGGGCCTCGTGTCCGCGTATACGTATCCGCATGACCGCATCGCCAACGCGTCCAACTCGCTCTACACGGGCGTCTACAAC comes from Pyxidicoccus parkwaysis and encodes:
- a CDS encoding non-canonical purine NTP pyrophosphatase, whose protein sequence is MKTAYYLTSNANKLREVEHLFKGSTKLGFVKARTGVTEILETDLRTLVLNKAAAAYARVRYPIIVEHGAFGIEDLGGLPGTLIRPFWETLEGGICALVRPDRRRVTLKSAVCFCDGRQRKVILKEVEGTLADAPRGKGGFHWDPIFIPKGHTKTFAEIAEASLDDKLSISAAGLAYAELKKELGL
- a CDS encoding SIR2 family protein, translating into MAVLELAQAAPLLQQEYREGRLIPFLGAGFSKPLNLPDWSELIAAMAEPLGFEPELFMKHGSAEQLAEFFAVAHPNNFERLVYGMARKFNSEEAAQLRKDSPTHKALASLDRFHTIYTTNFDWHIECALKEAGRKVAVLASFVDFQDEKEAGACDVIKFHGTLEMRNTIVLTESSFFERMALEDAADQRLRADLLSHSFLFIGYSFSDLNIRYIWYRMHQLRQRSQARSRVPLKPRKCYFATHGAGLVQPMLLEQWNIDVIQLDPEDKTASVAELLKCIGG
- a CDS encoding DUF2267 domain-containing protein; protein product: MADDQEHQGKGAPQEDERPTSRRDLPLEVRRARRSEARASQTYKAFLNHLCERGGMSPAVAQQAAVSVLCALEQRIFSEEAADLEAQLPRKLTDLLHRCEKHEEELPPKFGREHLLKRVGEDLSLNPDAVEPVVRAVLDALRHQISEGEAEDVMSQLPHDMRDLWGRAI
- a CDS encoding GMC family oxidoreductase N-terminal domain-containing protein, with protein sequence MRRLSSPWSDLQAHYSVVVVGSGYGGAISASRLARAGQQVCVLERGRELLPGDYPRTESEFFKELQVHFDPESGLDVGNPTGLFEVHRGGDVSVVNGCGLGGTSLINASVALRPDPRVFLDTRWPQALRDDVEGLLEDGFAWAEHMLRPMPYPESSPPLATLNALERAAKKMGGTFRRPPLAVTFEPGVNAAGVRQPGCSGCGDCMTGCNVGAKNSVLMNYLPDAVRHGASIFTEVGVRYLARDGGRWRIYYRPMNAGRERFDAPDLWLTADRVILAAGTVGTTEILLRSKALGLPLSEQLGKRFSNNGDVMAFGYNTDVVINGVGHGDKPHDTLEPVGPTISGIIDDRATPNQEDGMVIENGVIPGAMARPVTALLAAASAISGEDTDRGIKDRLEEMARMAESALRGPYFGAMRNTQTFLVMSHDDGSGELRLAGDRARVHWPDAGLQPVFTRVDERLRRATEALGGTFVRNPLWSKLTGHELLCTHPLGGCAMGERAEEGAVDHEGRLFSGTSGTDVHEGLYVSDGSVVPRPLGTNPLLTISAVAERCVALMARRHGWTVDYSPVSEAPAPLPARPLSVQFTETMYGYISETADEDFLRAGDPERLETTPFRFIVTVEASDLETMFAHPLHPLSISGCVQAPVLSSRPLTVEGGVLHLMTKDQARAGGRRMRYQLPLVSESGERFFMDGYKDVYDDAGPDLWVDTTRLLVSVYRGSDASGPCVYRGYLRLNAKDFTVQLSTLRVLHARDTAQRLAALARFGRFFFGTLFETYVRKAA
- a CDS encoding endonuclease V gives rise to the protein MELQSEVGRWDVTPTEAVALQKRLRELLVLQPPPGLKVERVAGADISTEKGNDTGFGGIVVLDAATLAPVGQSGAAVTLTFPYVPGLLSFRELPIVKAAWERLTVRPDVVIFDGHGTAHPRRVGIACHGGLLFGVPSVGCAKSLLVGTFGKLGDARGSTAPITHKGEVVGMAVRTRKGVQPVYVSPGHLMDLPTAVDLVLKMSPKYREPETTRHAHRLVNALRRAGGEAAELE